In Notolabrus celidotus isolate fNotCel1 chromosome 10, fNotCel1.pri, whole genome shotgun sequence, one DNA window encodes the following:
- the znf148 gene encoding zinc finger protein 148 isoform X4, translating into MNTEDKLEGMMLKCSSGGIDGGGRVGLVGGGLVVMTLGERSLANHPLLAEDEDDEDEDEDLTESSLVTHDLVPPEQLMMQEEMTKNGGSGEEEGGGELSIKQEMKLSESVGQIKKDKKGGKDLMVCPKKKKRKQRSPAKILSINDDGSLGIQNPKCHVCVHCNAAFRTNYHLQRHVFIHTGEKPFQCSQCDMRFIQKYLLQRHEKIHTGEKPFRCDECGMRFIQKYHMERHKRTHSGEKPYQCDYCHQYFSRTDRVLKHRRMCHENRERKTNKAAGKVGPLREADSFGLPFLAKDCSLPKKKRQKCSDKSSGAPTTAQADGNTVAVTETEKEEQRQNKIEGLPLYAVPSKVKHEYVIADYSVELPEDTASQHQEDEVSSEDATPPKLVLKKVPKRTLKQSSEPTPPCLSTLSSFEENTKVTQYTFEIVDKQGLLEVENNTELESVEALQGPTKPAASSTNYDDAMQFLKKKRYLQAAMANNSRDYGLNTSSISSQPPVTQTVVSTVIDETVPATILEPQPINTEIKTTHDKNVLPDEVLQTLLDHYSNKANGQADISFSVADTEVTSSISINSSDVSDSSPGESLGPSTAQAQPATEKVSLLQEYSKFLQQALERTSQNDSYLTSQSLSLVSENPTLAGQPLFSTEKQFPSPSRFKSGMSSPLRSTLEKPHFGLLVGDSQHSFSFSGDETTPPSAVSPADEDFLEQVSPSKKTDSPQGILQTFQISSFDQNFKSHFQTSRSGSSSQFTVANGQLSLRGHSTDFSEFPLVRVNETRSQLNSSPDVTSSETFG; encoded by the exons ATGAATACTGAGGACAAGTTGGAGGGCATGATGCTGAAGTGCAGCAGTGGAGGAAtagatggaggagggagagtcgGGCTGGTCGGCGGTGGACTGGTGGTGATGACTCTCGGGGAACGATCGCTGGCGAACCATCCTCTGTTGGCCGAGGACGAAGACGATGAAGACGAGGATGAGGACTTGACGGAGAGCTCGCTGGTTACACATGATCTGGTCCCCCCTGAGCAGCTGATGATGCAGGAGGAGATGACAAAGAATGGAGGAagtggagaagaagagggaggaggcgAG CTGAGCATCAAGCAGGAAATGAAGCTGTCTGAGTCAGTGGGCCAGATCAAGAAGgacaaaaaaggagggaaggacTTGATGGTGTGtcccaagaagaaaaaaaggaagcagcGTTCACCAGCAAAG ATCCTCAGCATCAATGATGATGGTTCATTGGGGATACAAAACCCCAAGTGTCACGTCTGTGTTCACTGTAATGCTGCATTCAGAACCAACTACCATCTACAGAGGCATGTCTTCATTCACACCG GGGAGAAGCCTTTTCAGTGCAGCCAGTGTGATATGCGCTTCATTCAGAAATATCTTCTCCAGAGACATGAGAAAATCCATACAG GTGAAAAGCCTTTTCGATGTGATGAGTGTGGAATGAGGTTTATCCAGAAGTACCACATGGAGAGACACAAGAGGACTCATAGTGGAGAGAAGCCTTACCAATGTGACTACTGTCACCAG TACTTCTCCAGAACAGACCGGGTTTTAAAGCACAGACGAATGTGTCacgagaacagagagagaaagaccaACAAGGCAGCTGGTAAAGTTGGGCCTCTACGTGAAGCAGATTCTTTCGGCCTTCCTTTTCTTGCCAAAGATTGTTCACTGCCCAAGAAAAAGCGCCAAAAGTGTTCGGACAAGAGTTCAGGCGCTCCAACCACTGCTCAGGCAGATGGGAACACTGTGGCTGTAACAGAAACGgagaaggaggagcagagacagaATAAAATCGAAGGTCTACCTCTCTATGCTGTGCCCTCCAAAGTCAAACATGAGTATGTTATTGCAGACTACTCAGTGGAGCTTCCTGAAGACACGGCCAGTCAACACCAAGAGGACGAAGTGTCCTCGGAAGATGCAACTCCTCCGAAACTGGTCCTGAAGAAAGTCCCCAAGAGGACTCTGAAACAGTCCAGTGAACCAACTCCTCCCTGCCTCTCCACTTTGTCTTCCTTTGAGGAGAATACTAAGGTCACACAGTACACCTTTGAAATCGTAGACAAGCAAGGCCTTTTAGAAGTCGAAAACAACACTGAGCTGGAGTCAGTCGAAGCTCTTCAAGGACCAACAAAGccagcagccagcagcacaAACTACGACGACGCCATGCAGTTCCTCAAGAAGAAACGCTATCTTCAAGCTGCAATGGCTAATAACAGTCGGGATTACGGCCTGAACACGAGCAGCATTTCTTCTCAGCCGCCTGTTACGCAAACTGTGGTGTCAACAGTCATTGATGAGACTGTCCCTGCCACCATTCTGGAGCCACAGCCCATCAACACGGAGATTAAAACCACACACGACAAGAACGTTCTGCCGGACGAGGTTCTTCAGACGCTGTTGGATCATTACTCCAACAAAGCCAACGGGCAGGCAGACATCTCCTTCAGCGTGGCCGACACAGAGGTGACGTCAAGCATATCCATTAACTCCTCAGATGTTTCAGACAGCAGCCCCGGGGAGAGCCTCGGCCCCTCCACTGCGCAGGCTCAGCCAGCTACAGAGAAAGTCAGCCTCTTGCAGGAATACTCCAAGTTTCTCCAACAAGCTCTGGAGAGGACGAGCCAGAACGACAGCTACCTGACCAGCCAGAGCCTCAGCCTGGTCTCCGAGAACCCCACCTTAGCCGGACAACCTCTGTTCTCCACCGAGAAACAGTTTCCTTCCCCCAGCAGGTTCAAATCAGGGATGAGCTCTCCACTAAGGTCCACTTTAGAGAAACCTCACTTCGGATTACTGGTCGGGGACTCCCAGcactcattttcattttcaggtgaCGAGACCACCCCTCCCTCCGCAGTGTCCCCAGCTGACGAAGACTTTCTGGAGCAGGTCTCACCCTCAAAAAAGACAGACTCTCCGCAAGGCATACTGCAGACTTTTCAGATTAGCTCCTTTGATCAGAACTTCAAATCTCACTTCCAGACTTCAAGATCTGGGTCCTCCTCTCAGTTTACTGTTGCCAATGGACAATTAAGTCTCCGAGGTCACAGCACAGACTTCTCAGAGTTCCCATTAGTCAGAGTCAACGAGACCAGATCTCAACTGAACTCCTCCCCTGATGTTACATCCAGTGAAACCTTTGGCTGA
- the znf148 gene encoding zinc finger protein 148 isoform X3: MNTEDKLEGMMLKCSSGGIDGGGRVGLVGGGLVVMTLGERSLANHPLLAEDEDDEDEDEDLTESSLVTHDLVPPEQLMMQEEMTKNGGSGEEEGGGEVGVHFPLKPNNKLPCLLHMPLSIKQEMKLSESVGQIKKDKKGGKDLMVCPKKKKRKQRSPAKILSINDDGSLGIQNPKCHVCVHCNAAFRTNYHLQRHVFIHTGEKPFQCSQCDMRFIQKYLLQRHEKIHTGEKPFRCDECGMRFIQKYHMERHKRTHSGEKPYQCDYCHQYFSRTDRVLKHRRMCHENRERKTNKAAGKVGPLREADSFGLPFLAKDCSLPKKKRQKCSDKSSGAPTTAQADGNTVAVTETEKEEQRQNKIEGLPLYAVPSKVKHEYVIADYSVELPEDTASQHQEDEVSSEDATPPKLVLKKVPKRTLKQSSEPTPPCLSTLSSFEENTKVTQYTFEIVDKQGLLEVENNTELESVEALQGPTKPAASSTNYDDAMQFLKKKRYLQAAMANNSRDYGLNTSSISSQPPVTQTVVSTVIDETVPATILEPQPINTEIKTTHDKNVLPDEVLQTLLDHYSNKANGQADISFSVADTEVTSSISINSSDVSDSSPGESLGPSTAQAQPATEKVSLLQEYSKFLQQALERTSQNDSYLTSQSLSLVSENPTLAGQPLFSTEKQFPSPSRFKSGMSSPLRSTLEKPHFGLLVGDSQHSFSFSGDETTPPSAVSPADEDFLEQVSPSKKTDSPQGILQTFQISSFDQNFKSHFQTSRSGSSSQFTVANGQLSLRGHSTDFSEFPLVRVNETRSQLNSSPDVTSSETFG, translated from the exons ATGAATACTGAGGACAAGTTGGAGGGCATGATGCTGAAGTGCAGCAGTGGAGGAAtagatggaggagggagagtcgGGCTGGTCGGCGGTGGACTGGTGGTGATGACTCTCGGGGAACGATCGCTGGCGAACCATCCTCTGTTGGCCGAGGACGAAGACGATGAAGACGAGGATGAGGACTTGACGGAGAGCTCGCTGGTTACACATGATCTGGTCCCCCCTGAGCAGCTGATGATGCAGGAGGAGATGACAAAGAATGGAGGAagtggagaagaagagggaggaggcgAGGTGGGAGTGCATTTCCCCCTTAAACCCAACAATAAGTTGCCCTGCTTGCTTCATATGCCA CTGAGCATCAAGCAGGAAATGAAGCTGTCTGAGTCAGTGGGCCAGATCAAGAAGgacaaaaaaggagggaaggacTTGATGGTGTGtcccaagaagaaaaaaaggaagcagcGTTCACCAGCAAAG ATCCTCAGCATCAATGATGATGGTTCATTGGGGATACAAAACCCCAAGTGTCACGTCTGTGTTCACTGTAATGCTGCATTCAGAACCAACTACCATCTACAGAGGCATGTCTTCATTCACACCG GGGAGAAGCCTTTTCAGTGCAGCCAGTGTGATATGCGCTTCATTCAGAAATATCTTCTCCAGAGACATGAGAAAATCCATACAG GTGAAAAGCCTTTTCGATGTGATGAGTGTGGAATGAGGTTTATCCAGAAGTACCACATGGAGAGACACAAGAGGACTCATAGTGGAGAGAAGCCTTACCAATGTGACTACTGTCACCAG TACTTCTCCAGAACAGACCGGGTTTTAAAGCACAGACGAATGTGTCacgagaacagagagagaaagaccaACAAGGCAGCTGGTAAAGTTGGGCCTCTACGTGAAGCAGATTCTTTCGGCCTTCCTTTTCTTGCCAAAGATTGTTCACTGCCCAAGAAAAAGCGCCAAAAGTGTTCGGACAAGAGTTCAGGCGCTCCAACCACTGCTCAGGCAGATGGGAACACTGTGGCTGTAACAGAAACGgagaaggaggagcagagacagaATAAAATCGAAGGTCTACCTCTCTATGCTGTGCCCTCCAAAGTCAAACATGAGTATGTTATTGCAGACTACTCAGTGGAGCTTCCTGAAGACACGGCCAGTCAACACCAAGAGGACGAAGTGTCCTCGGAAGATGCAACTCCTCCGAAACTGGTCCTGAAGAAAGTCCCCAAGAGGACTCTGAAACAGTCCAGTGAACCAACTCCTCCCTGCCTCTCCACTTTGTCTTCCTTTGAGGAGAATACTAAGGTCACACAGTACACCTTTGAAATCGTAGACAAGCAAGGCCTTTTAGAAGTCGAAAACAACACTGAGCTGGAGTCAGTCGAAGCTCTTCAAGGACCAACAAAGccagcagccagcagcacaAACTACGACGACGCCATGCAGTTCCTCAAGAAGAAACGCTATCTTCAAGCTGCAATGGCTAATAACAGTCGGGATTACGGCCTGAACACGAGCAGCATTTCTTCTCAGCCGCCTGTTACGCAAACTGTGGTGTCAACAGTCATTGATGAGACTGTCCCTGCCACCATTCTGGAGCCACAGCCCATCAACACGGAGATTAAAACCACACACGACAAGAACGTTCTGCCGGACGAGGTTCTTCAGACGCTGTTGGATCATTACTCCAACAAAGCCAACGGGCAGGCAGACATCTCCTTCAGCGTGGCCGACACAGAGGTGACGTCAAGCATATCCATTAACTCCTCAGATGTTTCAGACAGCAGCCCCGGGGAGAGCCTCGGCCCCTCCACTGCGCAGGCTCAGCCAGCTACAGAGAAAGTCAGCCTCTTGCAGGAATACTCCAAGTTTCTCCAACAAGCTCTGGAGAGGACGAGCCAGAACGACAGCTACCTGACCAGCCAGAGCCTCAGCCTGGTCTCCGAGAACCCCACCTTAGCCGGACAACCTCTGTTCTCCACCGAGAAACAGTTTCCTTCCCCCAGCAGGTTCAAATCAGGGATGAGCTCTCCACTAAGGTCCACTTTAGAGAAACCTCACTTCGGATTACTGGTCGGGGACTCCCAGcactcattttcattttcaggtgaCGAGACCACCCCTCCCTCCGCAGTGTCCCCAGCTGACGAAGACTTTCTGGAGCAGGTCTCACCCTCAAAAAAGACAGACTCTCCGCAAGGCATACTGCAGACTTTTCAGATTAGCTCCTTTGATCAGAACTTCAAATCTCACTTCCAGACTTCAAGATCTGGGTCCTCCTCTCAGTTTACTGTTGCCAATGGACAATTAAGTCTCCGAGGTCACAGCACAGACTTCTCAGAGTTCCCATTAGTCAGAGTCAACGAGACCAGATCTCAACTGAACTCCTCCCCTGATGTTACATCCAGTGAAACCTTTGGCTGA
- the znf148 gene encoding zinc finger protein 148 isoform X1, with product MATNKNYHAFMKCDGVFDYSAHHHYTVVLLNNHDSYTGLRRKADSRTTLCKMNTEDKLEGMMLKCSSGGIDGGGRVGLVGGGLVVMTLGERSLANHPLLAEDEDDEDEDEDLTESSLVTHDLVPPEQLMMQEEMTKNGGSGEEEGGGEVGVHFPLKPNNKLPCLLHMPLSIKQEMKLSESVGQIKKDKKGGKDLMVCPKKKKRKQRSPAKILSINDDGSLGIQNPKCHVCVHCNAAFRTNYHLQRHVFIHTGEKPFQCSQCDMRFIQKYLLQRHEKIHTGEKPFRCDECGMRFIQKYHMERHKRTHSGEKPYQCDYCHQYFSRTDRVLKHRRMCHENRERKTNKAAGKVGPLREADSFGLPFLAKDCSLPKKKRQKCSDKSSGAPTTAQADGNTVAVTETEKEEQRQNKIEGLPLYAVPSKVKHEYVIADYSVELPEDTASQHQEDEVSSEDATPPKLVLKKVPKRTLKQSSEPTPPCLSTLSSFEENTKVTQYTFEIVDKQGLLEVENNTELESVEALQGPTKPAASSTNYDDAMQFLKKKRYLQAAMANNSRDYGLNTSSISSQPPVTQTVVSTVIDETVPATILEPQPINTEIKTTHDKNVLPDEVLQTLLDHYSNKANGQADISFSVADTEVTSSISINSSDVSDSSPGESLGPSTAQAQPATEKVSLLQEYSKFLQQALERTSQNDSYLTSQSLSLVSENPTLAGQPLFSTEKQFPSPSRFKSGMSSPLRSTLEKPHFGLLVGDSQHSFSFSGDETTPPSAVSPADEDFLEQVSPSKKTDSPQGILQTFQISSFDQNFKSHFQTSRSGSSSQFTVANGQLSLRGHSTDFSEFPLVRVNETRSQLNSSPDVTSSETFG from the exons ATGGCGACAAACAAGAATTATCATGCCTTCATGAAATGTGATGGTGTATTTGATTATTCCGCACACCATCATTACACTGTAGTCTTGCTTAACAATCATGACAGCTATACGGGTTTAAGACGCAAAGCAG ACTCAAGAACTACTCTATGTAAGATGAATACTGAGGACAAGTTGGAGGGCATGATGCTGAAGTGCAGCAGTGGAGGAAtagatggaggagggagagtcgGGCTGGTCGGCGGTGGACTGGTGGTGATGACTCTCGGGGAACGATCGCTGGCGAACCATCCTCTGTTGGCCGAGGACGAAGACGATGAAGACGAGGATGAGGACTTGACGGAGAGCTCGCTGGTTACACATGATCTGGTCCCCCCTGAGCAGCTGATGATGCAGGAGGAGATGACAAAGAATGGAGGAagtggagaagaagagggaggaggcgAGGTGGGAGTGCATTTCCCCCTTAAACCCAACAATAAGTTGCCCTGCTTGCTTCATATGCCA CTGAGCATCAAGCAGGAAATGAAGCTGTCTGAGTCAGTGGGCCAGATCAAGAAGgacaaaaaaggagggaaggacTTGATGGTGTGtcccaagaagaaaaaaaggaagcagcGTTCACCAGCAAAG ATCCTCAGCATCAATGATGATGGTTCATTGGGGATACAAAACCCCAAGTGTCACGTCTGTGTTCACTGTAATGCTGCATTCAGAACCAACTACCATCTACAGAGGCATGTCTTCATTCACACCG GGGAGAAGCCTTTTCAGTGCAGCCAGTGTGATATGCGCTTCATTCAGAAATATCTTCTCCAGAGACATGAGAAAATCCATACAG GTGAAAAGCCTTTTCGATGTGATGAGTGTGGAATGAGGTTTATCCAGAAGTACCACATGGAGAGACACAAGAGGACTCATAGTGGAGAGAAGCCTTACCAATGTGACTACTGTCACCAG TACTTCTCCAGAACAGACCGGGTTTTAAAGCACAGACGAATGTGTCacgagaacagagagagaaagaccaACAAGGCAGCTGGTAAAGTTGGGCCTCTACGTGAAGCAGATTCTTTCGGCCTTCCTTTTCTTGCCAAAGATTGTTCACTGCCCAAGAAAAAGCGCCAAAAGTGTTCGGACAAGAGTTCAGGCGCTCCAACCACTGCTCAGGCAGATGGGAACACTGTGGCTGTAACAGAAACGgagaaggaggagcagagacagaATAAAATCGAAGGTCTACCTCTCTATGCTGTGCCCTCCAAAGTCAAACATGAGTATGTTATTGCAGACTACTCAGTGGAGCTTCCTGAAGACACGGCCAGTCAACACCAAGAGGACGAAGTGTCCTCGGAAGATGCAACTCCTCCGAAACTGGTCCTGAAGAAAGTCCCCAAGAGGACTCTGAAACAGTCCAGTGAACCAACTCCTCCCTGCCTCTCCACTTTGTCTTCCTTTGAGGAGAATACTAAGGTCACACAGTACACCTTTGAAATCGTAGACAAGCAAGGCCTTTTAGAAGTCGAAAACAACACTGAGCTGGAGTCAGTCGAAGCTCTTCAAGGACCAACAAAGccagcagccagcagcacaAACTACGACGACGCCATGCAGTTCCTCAAGAAGAAACGCTATCTTCAAGCTGCAATGGCTAATAACAGTCGGGATTACGGCCTGAACACGAGCAGCATTTCTTCTCAGCCGCCTGTTACGCAAACTGTGGTGTCAACAGTCATTGATGAGACTGTCCCTGCCACCATTCTGGAGCCACAGCCCATCAACACGGAGATTAAAACCACACACGACAAGAACGTTCTGCCGGACGAGGTTCTTCAGACGCTGTTGGATCATTACTCCAACAAAGCCAACGGGCAGGCAGACATCTCCTTCAGCGTGGCCGACACAGAGGTGACGTCAAGCATATCCATTAACTCCTCAGATGTTTCAGACAGCAGCCCCGGGGAGAGCCTCGGCCCCTCCACTGCGCAGGCTCAGCCAGCTACAGAGAAAGTCAGCCTCTTGCAGGAATACTCCAAGTTTCTCCAACAAGCTCTGGAGAGGACGAGCCAGAACGACAGCTACCTGACCAGCCAGAGCCTCAGCCTGGTCTCCGAGAACCCCACCTTAGCCGGACAACCTCTGTTCTCCACCGAGAAACAGTTTCCTTCCCCCAGCAGGTTCAAATCAGGGATGAGCTCTCCACTAAGGTCCACTTTAGAGAAACCTCACTTCGGATTACTGGTCGGGGACTCCCAGcactcattttcattttcaggtgaCGAGACCACCCCTCCCTCCGCAGTGTCCCCAGCTGACGAAGACTTTCTGGAGCAGGTCTCACCCTCAAAAAAGACAGACTCTCCGCAAGGCATACTGCAGACTTTTCAGATTAGCTCCTTTGATCAGAACTTCAAATCTCACTTCCAGACTTCAAGATCTGGGTCCTCCTCTCAGTTTACTGTTGCCAATGGACAATTAAGTCTCCGAGGTCACAGCACAGACTTCTCAGAGTTCCCATTAGTCAGAGTCAACGAGACCAGATCTCAACTGAACTCCTCCCCTGATGTTACATCCAGTGAAACCTTTGGCTGA
- the znf148 gene encoding zinc finger protein 148 isoform X2 has translation MATNKNYHAFMKCDGVFDYSAHHHYTVVLLNNHDSYTGLRRKADSRTTLCKMNTEDKLEGMMLKCSSGGIDGGGRVGLVGGGLVVMTLGERSLANHPLLAEDEDDEDEDEDLTESSLVTHDLVPPEQLMMQEEMTKNGGSGEEEGGGELSIKQEMKLSESVGQIKKDKKGGKDLMVCPKKKKRKQRSPAKILSINDDGSLGIQNPKCHVCVHCNAAFRTNYHLQRHVFIHTGEKPFQCSQCDMRFIQKYLLQRHEKIHTGEKPFRCDECGMRFIQKYHMERHKRTHSGEKPYQCDYCHQYFSRTDRVLKHRRMCHENRERKTNKAAGKVGPLREADSFGLPFLAKDCSLPKKKRQKCSDKSSGAPTTAQADGNTVAVTETEKEEQRQNKIEGLPLYAVPSKVKHEYVIADYSVELPEDTASQHQEDEVSSEDATPPKLVLKKVPKRTLKQSSEPTPPCLSTLSSFEENTKVTQYTFEIVDKQGLLEVENNTELESVEALQGPTKPAASSTNYDDAMQFLKKKRYLQAAMANNSRDYGLNTSSISSQPPVTQTVVSTVIDETVPATILEPQPINTEIKTTHDKNVLPDEVLQTLLDHYSNKANGQADISFSVADTEVTSSISINSSDVSDSSPGESLGPSTAQAQPATEKVSLLQEYSKFLQQALERTSQNDSYLTSQSLSLVSENPTLAGQPLFSTEKQFPSPSRFKSGMSSPLRSTLEKPHFGLLVGDSQHSFSFSGDETTPPSAVSPADEDFLEQVSPSKKTDSPQGILQTFQISSFDQNFKSHFQTSRSGSSSQFTVANGQLSLRGHSTDFSEFPLVRVNETRSQLNSSPDVTSSETFG, from the exons ATGGCGACAAACAAGAATTATCATGCCTTCATGAAATGTGATGGTGTATTTGATTATTCCGCACACCATCATTACACTGTAGTCTTGCTTAACAATCATGACAGCTATACGGGTTTAAGACGCAAAGCAG ACTCAAGAACTACTCTATGTAAGATGAATACTGAGGACAAGTTGGAGGGCATGATGCTGAAGTGCAGCAGTGGAGGAAtagatggaggagggagagtcgGGCTGGTCGGCGGTGGACTGGTGGTGATGACTCTCGGGGAACGATCGCTGGCGAACCATCCTCTGTTGGCCGAGGACGAAGACGATGAAGACGAGGATGAGGACTTGACGGAGAGCTCGCTGGTTACACATGATCTGGTCCCCCCTGAGCAGCTGATGATGCAGGAGGAGATGACAAAGAATGGAGGAagtggagaagaagagggaggaggcgAG CTGAGCATCAAGCAGGAAATGAAGCTGTCTGAGTCAGTGGGCCAGATCAAGAAGgacaaaaaaggagggaaggacTTGATGGTGTGtcccaagaagaaaaaaaggaagcagcGTTCACCAGCAAAG ATCCTCAGCATCAATGATGATGGTTCATTGGGGATACAAAACCCCAAGTGTCACGTCTGTGTTCACTGTAATGCTGCATTCAGAACCAACTACCATCTACAGAGGCATGTCTTCATTCACACCG GGGAGAAGCCTTTTCAGTGCAGCCAGTGTGATATGCGCTTCATTCAGAAATATCTTCTCCAGAGACATGAGAAAATCCATACAG GTGAAAAGCCTTTTCGATGTGATGAGTGTGGAATGAGGTTTATCCAGAAGTACCACATGGAGAGACACAAGAGGACTCATAGTGGAGAGAAGCCTTACCAATGTGACTACTGTCACCAG TACTTCTCCAGAACAGACCGGGTTTTAAAGCACAGACGAATGTGTCacgagaacagagagagaaagaccaACAAGGCAGCTGGTAAAGTTGGGCCTCTACGTGAAGCAGATTCTTTCGGCCTTCCTTTTCTTGCCAAAGATTGTTCACTGCCCAAGAAAAAGCGCCAAAAGTGTTCGGACAAGAGTTCAGGCGCTCCAACCACTGCTCAGGCAGATGGGAACACTGTGGCTGTAACAGAAACGgagaaggaggagcagagacagaATAAAATCGAAGGTCTACCTCTCTATGCTGTGCCCTCCAAAGTCAAACATGAGTATGTTATTGCAGACTACTCAGTGGAGCTTCCTGAAGACACGGCCAGTCAACACCAAGAGGACGAAGTGTCCTCGGAAGATGCAACTCCTCCGAAACTGGTCCTGAAGAAAGTCCCCAAGAGGACTCTGAAACAGTCCAGTGAACCAACTCCTCCCTGCCTCTCCACTTTGTCTTCCTTTGAGGAGAATACTAAGGTCACACAGTACACCTTTGAAATCGTAGACAAGCAAGGCCTTTTAGAAGTCGAAAACAACACTGAGCTGGAGTCAGTCGAAGCTCTTCAAGGACCAACAAAGccagcagccagcagcacaAACTACGACGACGCCATGCAGTTCCTCAAGAAGAAACGCTATCTTCAAGCTGCAATGGCTAATAACAGTCGGGATTACGGCCTGAACACGAGCAGCATTTCTTCTCAGCCGCCTGTTACGCAAACTGTGGTGTCAACAGTCATTGATGAGACTGTCCCTGCCACCATTCTGGAGCCACAGCCCATCAACACGGAGATTAAAACCACACACGACAAGAACGTTCTGCCGGACGAGGTTCTTCAGACGCTGTTGGATCATTACTCCAACAAAGCCAACGGGCAGGCAGACATCTCCTTCAGCGTGGCCGACACAGAGGTGACGTCAAGCATATCCATTAACTCCTCAGATGTTTCAGACAGCAGCCCCGGGGAGAGCCTCGGCCCCTCCACTGCGCAGGCTCAGCCAGCTACAGAGAAAGTCAGCCTCTTGCAGGAATACTCCAAGTTTCTCCAACAAGCTCTGGAGAGGACGAGCCAGAACGACAGCTACCTGACCAGCCAGAGCCTCAGCCTGGTCTCCGAGAACCCCACCTTAGCCGGACAACCTCTGTTCTCCACCGAGAAACAGTTTCCTTCCCCCAGCAGGTTCAAATCAGGGATGAGCTCTCCACTAAGGTCCACTTTAGAGAAACCTCACTTCGGATTACTGGTCGGGGACTCCCAGcactcattttcattttcaggtgaCGAGACCACCCCTCCCTCCGCAGTGTCCCCAGCTGACGAAGACTTTCTGGAGCAGGTCTCACCCTCAAAAAAGACAGACTCTCCGCAAGGCATACTGCAGACTTTTCAGATTAGCTCCTTTGATCAGAACTTCAAATCTCACTTCCAGACTTCAAGATCTGGGTCCTCCTCTCAGTTTACTGTTGCCAATGGACAATTAAGTCTCCGAGGTCACAGCACAGACTTCTCAGAGTTCCCATTAGTCAGAGTCAACGAGACCAGATCTCAACTGAACTCCTCCCCTGATGTTACATCCAGTGAAACCTTTGGCTGA